One segment of uncultured Tolumonas sp. DNA contains the following:
- a CDS encoding sulfate ABC transporter substrate-binding protein, with protein sequence MKNIKLSVLGLTIALATQSVMAGEVKLLNVSYDPTRELYQEYNQAFSKFWQKQHGDTVAVSQSHGGSGKQARAVIDGLEADVVTLALGSDIDAVAKQGLVPDDWEKKFDNHAAPYTSTIVFLVRKGNPKNIKDWDDLVRPGVEVITPNPKTSGGARWNYLAAWGYALKKTGNEQGARDYISKLFSNVKVLDSGARGATTSFVERGLGDVLIAWENEAYLSLNELGKGQFELVTPSVSILAEPPVAVVEKVAKKHGTEEVAKAYLQHLYSKEGQRIAAKNYYRPIDPEVAKETAKNFAPVKLFTIRDLEGDWKTAQKRHFATGGTFDQLYKPGQ encoded by the coding sequence ATGAAAAATATCAAATTGTCTGTTTTAGGTTTAACGATTGCACTGGCAACACAATCAGTAATGGCGGGTGAAGTGAAATTGTTAAACGTTTCTTATGATCCAACCCGTGAGTTGTATCAGGAATATAATCAGGCCTTTTCTAAATTCTGGCAAAAGCAACATGGCGATACTGTAGCAGTTAGTCAATCTCATGGTGGCTCAGGTAAACAAGCTCGCGCTGTTATTGATGGTTTGGAGGCAGATGTGGTGACTTTGGCATTGGGCTCAGATATTGATGCTGTTGCTAAACAAGGTTTAGTTCCAGATGACTGGGAAAAGAAATTTGATAACCATGCAGCACCCTATACCTCAACGATCGTTTTCCTGGTGCGTAAAGGCAATCCTAAAAATATTAAAGACTGGGATGATTTAGTTCGCCCTGGTGTCGAAGTCATCACTCCAAACCCTAAAACATCGGGTGGCGCGCGCTGGAATTATCTGGCGGCATGGGGATATGCATTAAAGAAAACGGGCAATGAACAAGGTGCACGCGATTACATTTCTAAATTGTTCAGCAACGTAAAAGTATTGGATTCAGGTGCCCGTGGTGCAACTACCAGTTTTGTGGAACGTGGTTTGGGTGATGTGCTGATTGCTTGGGAAAATGAAGCCTATTTATCTTTGAATGAGTTAGGTAAAGGGCAATTTGAATTAGTAACACCTTCGGTCTCAATTTTGGCTGAACCGCCAGTTGCTGTTGTTGAAAAAGTGGCGAAAAAACATGGTACTGAAGAGGTAGCGAAGGCCTATCTGCAACATTTGTACTCTAAAGAAGGCCAACGTATTGCAGCGAAAAATTACTATCGTCCAATTGACCCGGAAGTAGCCAAAGAAACCGCGAAAAATTTTGCGCCAGTTAAGTTATTTACCATTCGTGATTTGGAAGGGGATTGGAAGACTGCACAGAAACGCCATTTTGCTACCGGTGGCACATTTGATCAGCTGTATAAACCAGGTCAGTAA
- a CDS encoding DUF5602 domain-containing protein, producing the protein MIHTCRMIGVALLFGVTSAVAAATANLPLASSLPDSVVKISPVVPEMGEHWANPKDLPLGPIYGVSKGRVIFFEFMIDRDSLAKGTSFLDLKSKAGIPFPPVNHVDFNWEPKGHEGYTVPHYDVHFYFVPHKEHMAIKP; encoded by the coding sequence ATGATCCATACCTGTCGTATGATTGGCGTTGCGCTGTTATTTGGCGTGACGAGTGCGGTGGCAGCAGCTACAGCAAACCTTCCACTTGCATCAAGTTTACCTGACAGTGTTGTTAAGATCTCACCTGTTGTCCCAGAAATGGGGGAGCATTGGGCAAACCCTAAAGATTTACCCCTTGGACCAATCTACGGGGTGTCGAAAGGACGGGTTATCTTCTTTGAGTTTATGATTGATCGAGATAGTTTGGCAAAAGGCACTTCTTTCCTAGATCTAAAATCGAAAGCTGGAATTCCTTTCCCACCGGTAAATCATGTCGATTTTAATTGGGAACCTAAAGGGCATGAAGGTTATACCGTGCCACATTATGATGTTCACTTTTATTTTGTTCCGCATAAAGAACATATGGCTATAAAACCATAA
- the cbl gene encoding HTH-type transcriptional regulator Cbl — protein sequence MNFQQLKIIREAARSHFNLTEVANVLYTSQSGVSRHIKELEDELGVELFIRRGKRLLGMTEPGKALLTMAERILTEAANIRRLADNFANSDKGRLHVATTHTQARYALPGIIKEFRTHYPQVQLVLHQGSPSEIVSMILNGETDIGLASEQLSETDAIAAFPYYSWHHTILVPRGHPLAELPEVTLDALSAWPLITYQTGLTGRAKVDAAFAYAGIEPDIVLSAQDSDVIKTYVELGMGVGILADMAIDTVKDSNLVRLNAEHLFSANTVWFGLKKGKLQPNFAWRFLQLCNPSLSISDIQAQVFSTEDNSALHYEI from the coding sequence TTGAACTTCCAACAATTAAAAATAATCCGTGAGGCTGCCCGCAGTCACTTTAACTTAACCGAAGTGGCTAATGTGCTATATACCTCGCAGTCAGGTGTTAGTCGACATATTAAAGAGCTGGAAGATGAGCTGGGTGTAGAATTATTTATTCGTCGAGGCAAACGTTTATTAGGCATGACGGAGCCAGGTAAAGCACTTTTGACGATGGCAGAACGGATTTTAACTGAGGCCGCTAATATTCGCCGGTTAGCCGATAATTTTGCTAACAGTGATAAAGGCCGTTTGCATGTAGCGACCACTCATACTCAGGCAAGATACGCATTACCCGGTATTATCAAAGAATTTCGAACCCACTACCCACAGGTGCAGTTAGTTTTACATCAGGGTAGCCCAAGTGAAATCGTGTCGATGATCTTAAACGGGGAAACAGATATTGGGCTTGCCAGCGAACAACTGTCTGAAACAGATGCGATTGCTGCATTTCCATATTACAGCTGGCATCACACGATTTTAGTGCCGCGCGGACATCCCTTGGCTGAGTTGCCTGAGGTAACGTTAGACGCACTCAGTGCCTGGCCGTTGATCACTTATCAGACCGGTTTGACGGGGCGAGCCAAAGTAGACGCGGCATTTGCTTACGCGGGTATCGAGCCTGATATTGTATTAAGTGCGCAGGATTCAGATGTCATTAAAACCTACGTTGAGCTCGGTATGGGGGTTGGTATTTTGGCCGATATGGCGATTGATACCGTAAAAGACAGCAATTTAGTTCGCTTAAATGCGGAGCATTTATTTTCTGCTAATACTGTTTGGTTTGGTTTGAAAAAGGGTAAGTTGCAGCCTAATTTTGCATGGCGTTTTCTGCAGTTGTGCAACCCGTCGTTATCTATCAGTGATATTCAGGCACAGGTATTCTCGACAGAAGATAATAGTGCTTTGCATTACGAAATTTAA
- a CDS encoding VWA domain-containing protein codes for MISFAWPWFACVLPLPLLVFWFVKAKKNQHIIINAPTLPFLANNVVGNTTRHRFSQTLLIIGWCLLILTLTRPQWLDTPVVQTSPSRDLLLAVDVSYSMQIKDMTLNGQSVERLDMVKSYLQSFVKQRQGDRVGVILFADHAYLMIPFTQDLQATGQLLDEVNVGLAGKFTAIGEAITLAVKRTLHEPFKSKTLILLSDGRDTVNTISPIDAAGLAKASGLKIYTVGIGADPTETESQSDLDETTLEQIAQITGGQYFRARSEQDLSEIYQQINLIEPLSLKTVTYQPYIELLMWPLSCLLLVITMLLWILRND; via the coding sequence ATGATTAGTTTTGCTTGGCCATGGTTTGCCTGTGTATTGCCCCTGCCCTTGCTGGTTTTCTGGTTTGTTAAAGCTAAGAAAAATCAGCATATTATTATTAACGCACCAACATTACCTTTTCTTGCCAACAATGTTGTGGGGAATACAACACGACATCGCTTTTCACAAACATTATTAATTATAGGTTGGTGTTTATTAATATTGACGCTGACACGCCCACAATGGCTAGATACCCCCGTCGTGCAAACATCACCATCTCGAGATTTATTGCTGGCAGTTGATGTGTCATACAGCATGCAAATCAAAGATATGACGTTGAATGGCCAATCGGTTGAGCGGTTGGATATGGTGAAATCGTATTTACAATCATTTGTAAAACAACGTCAGGGAGATCGAGTTGGTGTTATCTTGTTTGCAGATCATGCTTACCTGATGATCCCATTCACTCAAGATCTACAAGCGACCGGACAATTGCTCGATGAGGTAAATGTGGGTCTTGCAGGCAAATTCACTGCCATTGGAGAAGCCATTACTCTTGCAGTGAAAAGAACATTACATGAACCATTCAAAAGTAAGACGTTGATTTTACTTAGTGATGGCCGTGACACCGTTAATACTATCTCGCCTATTGATGCGGCTGGTTTAGCTAAAGCCAGTGGATTAAAAATTTATACCGTAGGTATCGGCGCTGACCCAACAGAAACAGAAAGCCAAAGTGACTTAGATGAAACAACGCTGGAACAAATTGCGCAAATAACCGGTGGGCAGTATTTCAGGGCTCGCAGTGAACAAGATCTGTCGGAAATATATCAACAGATTAATCTTATTGAGCCGTTATCTTTAAAAACAGTCACTTATCAACCATACATAGAATTACTGATGTGGCCTCTCTCCTGCCTTTTACTAGTCATCACGATGTTGCTCTGGATATTAAGAAATGACTGA
- a CDS encoding DUF58 domain-containing protein — translation MKLNDGVTLTLDDLLAASVSGSRIAAQLSDGWRTGVHLSRKKGRGMEFAEVRPYMIGDDVRNMDWKITARTGKPHTKLYREERDRSVYILLDLSKEMYFGSRGQLKSRLASLVAAAVAWHALKNGDKIGGLILCGEQTFVQSPISHRKGVLLWLKQIVDSYNTGLHQPSISVEMTSSLTTLGNMLRPGARLVVISDFYRLSHKSFLMIRFLRKRHEVNLIQVYDALERKIEGDGILGVENVENMGFLLANDEFKHHYAKIAGFRQFELERKLCSYSKQLLTFDASKPLAEQL, via the coding sequence ATGAAATTAAATGACGGCGTAACACTTACACTGGATGACTTATTAGCAGCGTCAGTAAGTGGAAGCCGTATTGCAGCACAGCTTTCCGATGGCTGGCGGACTGGCGTACATCTTTCCCGTAAAAAAGGACGCGGCATGGAATTTGCTGAGGTTCGTCCGTATATGATCGGTGACGATGTACGTAATATGGACTGGAAAATTACCGCCAGAACCGGAAAACCTCACACCAAGCTATACCGCGAAGAACGTGATCGTTCCGTATATATACTGCTGGATCTCTCTAAAGAGATGTATTTTGGTTCACGTGGCCAACTTAAATCCCGTTTAGCATCATTAGTCGCTGCTGCCGTTGCATGGCATGCACTGAAAAATGGCGACAAAATTGGCGGGTTGATTTTGTGTGGAGAACAAACATTCGTTCAGTCTCCTATTAGCCATCGTAAAGGTGTTTTACTGTGGTTGAAACAAATTGTCGATAGCTACAACACCGGCCTGCACCAACCCTCTATCTCTGTGGAAATGACCAGCAGCCTGACGACCTTAGGTAATATGCTTAGACCAGGAGCCAGACTGGTGGTGATCAGTGACTTCTATCGTTTGTCTCATAAATCATTTTTAATGATCCGTTTTTTACGCAAACGGCACGAAGTGAACTTAATCCAAGTTTATGATGCATTAGAGAGAAAAATTGAAGGTGATGGTATTTTAGGTGTCGAAAACGTTGAAAATATGGGTTTTTTATTAGCCAATGATGAGTTTAAACATCATTACGCCAAAATAGCGGGATTTCGTCAATTCGAATTAGAAAGAAAGCTGTGTAGCTATTCTAAACAATTATTAACTTTTGACGCATCAAAACCATTAGCAGAACAATTATAA
- a CDS encoding DUF3144 domain-containing protein has product MSDTTQDELFWERADEIINLANKQAEEAESDDVSSSLLYATARFNAFLVASSAEKADDIKAGKDAAVEYFTEQYRQLLIDNIDEYIENFDEYNA; this is encoded by the coding sequence ATGAGTGATACAACGCAAGATGAATTGTTCTGGGAACGCGCGGATGAAATTATTAATCTGGCGAATAAACAAGCAGAAGAAGCGGAAAGTGATGATGTAAGCTCTTCTTTGCTGTACGCAACAGCGCGTTTTAATGCATTTCTTGTTGCGTCTTCTGCCGAAAAAGCCGATGACATAAAAGCTGGAAAAGATGCAGCGGTGGAATATTTTACAGAGCAATATCGTCAGTTACTCATCGATAATATTGATGAATACATAGAAAATTTTGATGAGTACAACGCGTAA
- a CDS encoding MoxR family ATPase — protein sequence MAAIANVKQFLNEQIIGQQHLIDGLLMALLADGHILVEGPPGLAKTRSIKMLASCVESHFHRIQFTPDLLPADLTGTEIYRPQNGTFVFQPGPLFNEIVLADEINRAAAKVQSALLEAMEERQVTIGRKSYHLPPLFLVMATQNPLEQEGTYPLPEAQLDRFMLHLELDYPSAIDELSILRLNHAESRVESNPTPPQLTQLQIFAARQYALQVIAAAPIENYIVNLATATRHPQAYDPDLARWLAYGVSPRSSIALLRCARVRAWLAGRNYVTPEDIQYCIYPVMRHRLMLTVEAEADGITPKDVISLLLQKVVVA from the coding sequence TTGGCTGCTATTGCCAACGTTAAACAATTTCTGAATGAACAAATCATTGGGCAACAACACCTGATCGACGGTTTGCTGATGGCATTATTGGCTGATGGTCATATTCTTGTCGAAGGCCCGCCAGGCTTAGCTAAAACTCGCTCAATCAAAATGCTGGCCAGCTGTGTCGAAAGCCATTTTCACCGTATCCAGTTTACCCCCGACCTTTTGCCTGCCGATCTGACAGGCACAGAGATCTACCGGCCACAAAATGGCACTTTCGTTTTCCAGCCGGGACCATTGTTCAATGAAATAGTATTAGCTGACGAAATTAACCGTGCAGCGGCTAAAGTTCAAAGCGCTTTGCTGGAAGCAATGGAAGAACGACAAGTCACCATCGGGCGCAAAAGTTATCATCTGCCCCCGCTGTTTCTGGTCATGGCGACACAAAACCCGCTCGAGCAGGAAGGCACTTATCCGCTCCCGGAAGCACAACTAGATCGTTTTATGCTGCATCTTGAGCTTGATTATCCATCAGCTATTGATGAATTAAGCATTCTGCGCCTAAACCACGCAGAGAGCAGAGTTGAAAGCAACCCTACTCCGCCACAATTAACGCAACTACAGATTTTTGCGGCGCGCCAATATGCCTTGCAGGTGATTGCTGCAGCACCAATCGAAAATTATATCGTGAATTTAGCTACTGCCACCCGACATCCACAAGCGTATGACCCCGATCTGGCTCGCTGGCTTGCATATGGTGTCAGCCCTCGCTCTAGCATTGCTTTATTGCGTTGTGCTCGGGTCAGAGCATGGTTGGCTGGGCGTAATTATGTCACGCCGGAAGACATACAATATTGCATCTACCCAGTAATGCGGCATCGTCTTATGTTGACGGTAGAAGCAGAAGCCGATGGTATTACGCCAAAAGATGTCATTTCACTGTTGTTACAGAAGGTTGTCGTTGCATGA
- a CDS encoding site-2 protease family protein yields the protein MHFDFFWILKSLPAIIIGLTIHELAHAYMAYKLGDMTAKNDGRLTFNPLKHIDPLGFMLILIAGFGWAKPVSFNPDNLKHKHRDEILISLAGPVSNFLLAVFFLITARVFFFFPYFSATALGLATVNLLILWGVINFGLFFFNLLPIPPLDGSHLYMTFLKDISPKLLRNVYMFGTYGLLLIILIQNNTKIEILPLASLIKGATNFGIALLQFR from the coding sequence ATGCATTTCGATTTTTTCTGGATCCTTAAATCTTTACCGGCAATTATCATCGGATTGACAATACATGAGTTAGCGCATGCCTATATGGCATACAAACTGGGCGATATGACGGCAAAGAATGATGGCCGTTTGACGTTCAACCCGCTAAAGCATATTGATCCACTTGGTTTTATGTTGATCTTGATTGCTGGGTTTGGTTGGGCGAAACCAGTAAGTTTCAACCCTGATAATTTGAAGCATAAACATCGTGACGAAATTTTGATTTCCCTTGCCGGACCAGTTTCCAATTTTTTGCTGGCAGTATTTTTTTTGATTACGGCGCGAGTTTTCTTCTTTTTCCCATATTTCAGTGCTACAGCGCTCGGTCTTGCTACGGTTAATCTACTCATTCTGTGGGGTGTTATAAATTTTGGATTATTTTTCTTTAATTTATTGCCTATTCCACCGCTGGATGGTTCCCATCTTTATATGACTTTTTTGAAAGACATTAGCCCTAAGCTACTGAGAAATGTGTATATGTTTGGAACCTACGGTTTGTTACTGATAATACTCATTCAGAACAACACCAAGATCGAAATATTACCGCTGGCATCTTTAATTAAAGGCGCTACCAATTTCGGTATCGCTCTGCTGCAATTTCGATAA
- the dsbB gene encoding disulfide bond formation protein DsbB produces the protein MIAFIRTLTQNRIAWAILLGSTLFLELCGMFFQHVMGLQPCVMCIYQRVAILGIMAGAAIGFINPKNLFLRWSGLLLWAYSSVQGLRLALRHTDIQIHPSPFNTCDLFVSFPQWLPLNKWAPWFFNATGECSEIQWQFLSWTMPQWLIVAFGIYTVCSFIIIAGNLIKGRCCG, from the coding sequence ATGATTGCGTTCATTCGAACTCTGACACAAAACCGTATTGCATGGGCTATTTTGCTGGGTTCCACACTGTTTCTTGAATTATGCGGTATGTTTTTTCAACATGTTATGGGGTTACAACCCTGTGTGATGTGTATTTATCAGCGGGTAGCCATTCTGGGTATTATGGCCGGTGCCGCTATCGGGTTTATTAATCCTAAAAACCTTTTCCTACGTTGGAGCGGCTTATTGTTATGGGCCTATTCCTCTGTTCAAGGTCTGCGCTTAGCGTTGCGCCATACCGACATCCAGATTCATCCGTCTCCATTTAACACTTGCGATTTGTTTGTTAGCTTCCCACAATGGTTACCACTTAATAAATGGGCACCGTGGTTTTTTAATGCAACAGGCGAGTGTTCTGAAATTCAATGGCAGTTCCTTTCGTGGACTATGCCACAATGGCTCATAGTTGCATTTGGAATTTATACTGTGTGTAGCTTTATTATCATCGCGGGAAATTTAATCAAAGGACGATGCTGTGGATAA
- a CDS encoding VWA domain-containing protein, which produces MTDIIFLRPYFFILFLPLFVMFYFSSTRKIKQQSYISAHLLAVMIKSEPHKSKINIPLVLFLFSCLIVIALAGPATPQKTALTKSNMNTVILLGMDKTMHADDLKPSRLALTKQKLTTFLEKDKTTNTALIAFAGTTHIISPFTDDHTTLIHFINALNPEIMPKPGSNVPDAVKLANSLITQLKPNSQVRILLVTDQLTVLQSEKIVTSMKNFNWPIDIIFVGTPTGSVVPLPEGGLLRTPAGQLIVAKTPMTVLKEAAEKLHGNITDINSFDQYAMVSTTKNAQKSQNEIIIYNELGYFLVIPLLFMCLLFRRGYILCVLFLISTPHYSFAKDTALDLYEKGKYQQAADSFHDFIWKGNAMYRMGKFDTAIIFYEKTNTDVSNYNRGNALAHIGKIKEAILAYSQALQLNPNLKVAKDNKNILEAWLKTQSPENKQDEVIIALQNKSENIEKALSFLKALPEEPGDLMQKRLQLQQKNKSD; this is translated from the coding sequence ATGACTGATATTATTTTCCTGAGACCTTATTTTTTTATCCTTTTTCTTCCGTTATTTGTTATGTTTTATTTCTCATCCACTCGAAAAATAAAACAGCAAAGCTATATTTCAGCCCATTTACTGGCTGTAATGATAAAAAGTGAACCACATAAATCTAAAATCAATATTCCTTTAGTATTGTTTTTATTTTCTTGTTTGATTGTTATTGCACTTGCTGGCCCGGCAACACCGCAAAAAACAGCGTTAACAAAATCAAATATGAATACTGTCATTTTGCTTGGTATGGATAAAACCATGCATGCTGATGATCTAAAACCATCGCGCTTAGCACTAACCAAACAAAAACTGACCACATTTCTGGAAAAAGACAAAACGACTAATACAGCATTGATAGCCTTTGCGGGCACTACACATATCATTTCACCATTTACCGACGACCATACAACATTGATTCATTTCATTAACGCACTTAACCCTGAAATTATGCCAAAACCAGGTTCTAATGTGCCAGATGCGGTAAAACTTGCTAACTCTCTCATAACCCAATTAAAACCAAACAGCCAAGTCAGAATTTTGCTGGTGACAGATCAGCTGACTGTATTGCAATCCGAAAAAATTGTCACCAGCATGAAAAATTTTAACTGGCCAATAGATATTATTTTCGTTGGCACCCCAACAGGCTCTGTTGTTCCATTGCCTGAAGGCGGATTATTACGTACACCGGCAGGACAATTAATTGTCGCGAAAACACCCATGACCGTATTAAAAGAAGCGGCTGAAAAATTGCATGGAAATATAACAGATATAAATAGTTTCGATCAATACGCTATGGTTAGCACCACAAAAAACGCTCAAAAATCACAAAATGAAATCATCATTTATAATGAGTTAGGGTATTTCTTGGTTATTCCGTTGTTATTTATGTGTCTATTATTTCGGAGAGGCTATATTCTCTGTGTATTATTTTTAATTTCAACGCCTCATTATTCTTTTGCTAAAGATACTGCTTTGGACTTGTATGAAAAAGGTAAATATCAACAAGCAGCCGACAGTTTCCATGATTTCATTTGGAAAGGAAATGCTATGTATCGTATGGGGAAATTCGATACTGCAATTATCTTTTATGAAAAAACAAACACTGACGTATCAAATTATAATCGTGGTAATGCATTAGCTCATATAGGCAAGATAAAAGAAGCAATTTTGGCTTATAGCCAAGCATTACAACTTAACCCAAATCTGAAAGTAGCCAAAGACAATAAAAATATTCTTGAAGCTTGGCTTAAAACGCAATCACCAGAAAATAAACAAGATGAAGTGATTATCGCATTACAGAATAAATCAGAAAACATTGAGAAAGCGCTTAGTTTTTTAAAAGCCTTACCGGAAGAACCTGGCGATCTGATGCAAAAAAGATTACAACTACAACAAAAGAATAAGTCTGACTAG
- a CDS encoding MFS transporter, with translation MSQDQILTDPPDNSSLFPPPTQIRAGSVAFKHTNLAVFLGGFSTFWLLYWVQPILPLFARTFSLSPAASSTILSISTAALALSQLPSSFISDRFGRKPVMSCAMLLAAIMTLLTTFVPDYSSLLVLRLFAGIVLAGLPAVAMAYLAEEIEVISLGKSMGVYISGSAIGGMSGRLVTALAADYFSWHIAALIVGSVGLISAVVFWQKLPASQHFHARPLPFSQQGRRELKQAFITLLKDEGLPWLYASGFILMGCFVSLYNYIGFHLEAAPFNLRPSIIGGIFTLFLVGAVASAKAHRIAQKVGRYKALIGSMLMMLVALLLTFSPWLPVVVLGITMQTFAFFGGHTIASSWVGQRAGKTKALGASLYLSSYYLGSSVVGSISGLFWRYGEWRGVATALISTLVITMSLTAYKLSRIPA, from the coding sequence ATGTCACAAGATCAAATACTGACCGATCCCCCTGATAACTCTTCTTTGTTCCCTCCACCAACGCAAATTCGAGCAGGCTCCGTCGCTTTCAAACATACTAATCTGGCTGTTTTTCTCGGTGGTTTTTCTACGTTTTGGCTACTGTATTGGGTTCAGCCAATACTCCCGTTATTTGCCCGCACCTTCTCTTTATCGCCTGCCGCAAGCAGCACTATCTTATCTATTTCAACCGCCGCGCTGGCCTTGTCTCAGTTACCATCCAGTTTTATCTCTGACCGTTTTGGCCGGAAGCCTGTAATGAGTTGCGCCATGCTGCTCGCAGCCATAATGACATTACTGACAACTTTCGTACCCGATTACTCATCACTACTCGTTCTTCGTCTGTTCGCAGGCATTGTTCTCGCGGGCCTTCCTGCGGTTGCGATGGCTTATCTGGCCGAAGAAATTGAAGTAATTTCGCTGGGTAAATCCATGGGTGTTTATATTTCCGGCTCGGCGATTGGCGGAATGAGTGGCCGTTTAGTAACGGCATTGGCTGCTGATTATTTTTCATGGCATATCGCGGCATTAATCGTCGGTAGTGTCGGGTTGATCTCCGCAGTGGTGTTCTGGCAAAAATTACCGGCATCTCAGCATTTTCATGCTCGACCACTGCCATTTTCGCAACAAGGCCGTCGGGAATTAAAACAAGCGTTCATCACTTTGTTAAAAGATGAAGGGTTACCATGGTTATACGCCAGTGGCTTTATTTTGATGGGATGTTTTGTCAGTTTATATAACTACATTGGTTTTCATTTGGAAGCAGCCCCCTTTAACTTACGCCCCAGCATCATCGGTGGCATTTTTACATTATTTTTGGTTGGTGCGGTGGCATCAGCAAAAGCCCACCGTATCGCACAAAAAGTCGGCCGTTATAAAGCATTAATAGGCTCCATGCTGATGATGCTAGTCGCATTATTACTGACATTTTCGCCTTGGTTACCGGTGGTTGTCTTAGGCATTACCATGCAAACATTTGCCTTTTTTGGTGGACATACCATTGCCAGTAGCTGGGTCGGCCAGCGTGCAGGTAAAACCAAAGCTTTGGGGGCATCTCTTTATCTGAGTAGTTACTATTTAGGTTCAAGCGTGGTGGGTTCAATATCTGGTTTGTTCTGGCGATATGGTGAATGGCGGGGTGTGGCAACCGCGTTGATTTCTACCTTAGTTATTACGATGTCACTAACTGCCTATAAGCTATCTCGCATTCCGGCTTAA
- a CDS encoding DUF4381 domain-containing protein, with the protein MTAPLEQLHDILPGPQLNVLDNQTIVLISAALGSILFLILFYKSWPRYKFYWRLKRELRVIIKKHPDNCVPAINLLLKKIASHFWPREQFAGLHTVEWLKFLDKNSSCQFSRFSEEWENWSYSNSSLSNQEKKAIIRECKRWFRHVRTRRPL; encoded by the coding sequence ATGACCGCACCACTTGAACAACTGCATGATATTTTGCCAGGGCCACAATTGAATGTGCTCGACAACCAAACTATTGTTCTGATTTCGGCCGCGCTAGGCTCAATATTATTTCTTATTCTCTTTTATAAATCTTGGCCTCGTTATAAATTTTATTGGCGGCTAAAACGAGAACTACGTGTAATTATCAAAAAACACCCTGATAACTGTGTTCCAGCCATCAATTTATTACTAAAAAAAATTGCCAGCCATTTTTGGCCTCGTGAGCAATTTGCTGGTTTGCATACAGTTGAATGGCTCAAATTCCTTGATAAAAACTCATCTTGTCAATTTTCACGTTTTTCCGAAGAGTGGGAAAATTGGTCCTATTCCAATTCTTCACTTTCGAATCAAGAGAAAAAAGCCATTATTCGCGAATGCAAACGTTGGTTTAGACATGTGCGCACTCGGAGGCCGTTATGA